A stretch of Thermodesulforhabdus norvegica DNA encodes these proteins:
- the ndk gene encoding nucleoside-diphosphate kinase has product MERTLSIIKPDAVSKGVMGKIIDRFEREGLKIVAMKMVKLTKEEAKAFYSVHRDKPFFDSLTDFMSSGPVVVMVLEGEKAIERNREIMGATNPKDAAPGTLRHQFATDVEKNAVHGSDAPETAQREIAFFFSEQELVRLT; this is encoded by the coding sequence ATGGAACGCACACTGTCCATTATCAAGCCGGATGCTGTATCAAAGGGCGTGATGGGAAAAATCATTGACAGATTCGAACGCGAAGGACTCAAAATCGTGGCAATGAAAATGGTAAAGCTTACCAAAGAGGAAGCCAAAGCGTTCTACTCGGTACACAGGGATAAGCCTTTTTTTGACAGCCTTACGGACTTTATGTCTTCCGGCCCTGTCGTCGTTATGGTCCTTGAAGGAGAAAAGGCAATAGAAAGAAACCGTGAAATAATGGGCGCAACGAACCCGAAAGATGCGGCTCCCGGAACTTTAAGGCACCAGTTTGCAACGGACGTTGAGAAGAATGCCGTTCACGGCTCCGATGCACCGGAGACGGCACAGCGGGAAATAGCCTTTTTCTTCAGCGAGCAGGAACTTGTAAGGCTTACATGA
- the glgA gene encoding glycogen synthase GlgA — MNTTPSRKISVLFCASEATPFVKSGGLGDVVGSLPKALKKLGCDVRIFIPLYRSIRDNFSQIRPLEDKIFIPVGIHHYTGHLWETLTPDGIIAYLLEKDEFFDRTYLYGNPDPTRGDYEDNAERFIFFSRAVYSLCLHTKWIPDILHIHDWQAALVAAYLVHHWRRDPSFQTVKSVLTIHNLAFQGIFPGSYYGMTHLPTEFFNMEGMEYWGQCNFLKAGIVCSDFITTVSPTYMKQIQTPEYGHGLDGVLKNRSDRLKGILNGIDNEVWNPSQDPYLPAPFDSDNLQGKRICKKHLLKKIGLPIDQIERPLFATIGRMTHQKGYDLIHAVAPRIFEQGGTMVVLGTGDPHLASLFRELRNAYPDQCSVHFDFDEPLAHLIEAGADIFLMPSRFEPCGLNQMYSLRYGTVPVVHATGGLEDSVIDVRENPQEGTGFKFRKYSAEEFWNALKDALAFYEKPEKWQQIQKRGMKKDFSWDRSAREYLDVYRKVLE; from the coding sequence ATGAACACAACGCCAAGTAGAAAGATCTCCGTGCTTTTCTGTGCTTCTGAGGCAACCCCTTTTGTAAAGAGTGGAGGACTGGGAGATGTAGTCGGAAGCCTGCCCAAAGCCTTAAAAAAATTAGGATGCGACGTCAGAATATTCATCCCTCTTTACAGATCCATTCGAGACAACTTCTCGCAGATCCGGCCTCTGGAAGACAAAATTTTCATACCCGTCGGAATACACCACTACACAGGTCACCTATGGGAAACCTTAACCCCGGACGGCATTATCGCCTACCTTCTGGAAAAAGACGAGTTCTTCGACAGGACATACCTTTACGGAAACCCGGACCCCACAAGAGGCGACTATGAAGACAATGCCGAAAGGTTCATCTTTTTCAGCAGAGCAGTTTATTCGCTCTGCCTTCACACAAAGTGGATCCCCGACATACTCCACATACATGACTGGCAGGCCGCATTGGTCGCGGCCTATCTTGTACATCACTGGCGTAGAGACCCATCCTTCCAGACCGTAAAATCGGTTCTTACAATTCATAACCTGGCCTTCCAGGGAATCTTCCCCGGTTCCTATTATGGCATGACTCATCTCCCGACAGAATTCTTCAACATGGAAGGGATGGAGTACTGGGGACAGTGTAATTTTCTAAAAGCCGGGATAGTCTGCTCCGACTTCATAACAACTGTAAGCCCTACCTACATGAAGCAAATCCAGACTCCGGAATACGGCCACGGGCTCGACGGAGTCCTTAAAAATCGAAGCGACAGACTCAAGGGAATCCTTAACGGAATAGACAACGAAGTATGGAACCCCTCTCAGGATCCTTACCTACCTGCCCCCTTCGACAGTGACAACCTCCAGGGAAAAAGGATTTGTAAAAAGCACCTCTTAAAGAAAATAGGGCTCCCGATCGATCAGATCGAACGACCCTTGTTTGCAACCATTGGCAGGATGACGCATCAAAAGGGTTACGACCTGATCCACGCCGTAGCTCCAAGAATATTCGAGCAAGGCGGCACAATGGTCGTACTGGGCACCGGAGATCCCCATCTGGCTTCGCTCTTTAGAGAACTCAGGAACGCTTATCCCGACCAGTGTTCGGTTCATTTCGACTTCGACGAACCGCTGGCACACCTCATTGAAGCCGGCGCAGACATCTTTCTCATGCCTTCCAGATTTGAACCCTGCGGACTCAATCAGATGTACAGCCTGAGGTACGGCACGGTGCCAGTGGTTCACGCAACGGGCGGCCTCGAAGATTCCGTCATCGACGTAAGAGAAAACCCTCAGGAAGGCACGGGATTTAAATTCCGCAAATATTCGGCAGAAGAATTCTGGAATGCCCTAAAGGATGCACTTGCCTTTTATGAAAAGCCGGAAAAATGGCAGCAGATACAGAAACGGGGAATGAAAAAGGATTTTTCCTGGGACAGGTCTGCCCGGGAATATCTTGACGTCTATCGGAAAGTGCTGGAGTAA